From one Triticum aestivum cultivar Chinese Spring chromosome 4B, IWGSC CS RefSeq v2.1, whole genome shotgun sequence genomic stretch:
- the LOC123093895 gene encoding uncharacterized protein, with product MRTAVLSNATPSASAEVNAPEIVLNKEDSRSSNTGSKRVSGGPEAVATVQKERPPIVESHHTTAPSVGGPEAVTTTVARSGLPPMRRSPRKHPAQTSNAPGAVSRRRDKSMFVSASTLFPPPAKSIVMEKTEVRDTADAGGEPLERSAPTIVMENANLNLRTSKLPVNTGVPYSPNRRIVKEVATEVTDTAPVPTNKPDEPIADDAGMFVDLSPLDSAQQLAQDPDGLRERHPIDFTPPSCILGIDRSADATAVQDPMPVAFAFPADMVPMMAQPILDGRKAVKFAEPIVQATPLEISPSLKDAYRRIEDEALYRRSSRVKGQSSSNVTTESVFEDTIKSAMPGSVRQIRVVHAPRGDDYEPVVKATKEQNQLYDILKRFGNARSNNKHMKELRASCLDRTKIV from the exons ATGAGGACTGCTGTTTTGAGCAATGCCACTCCATCAGCAAGTGCCGAAGTGAATGCTCCTGAGATTGTCCTAAACAAGGAAGATTCTCGCTCATCTAATACGGGTTCCAAGCGCGTGTCTGGTGGTCCAGAGGCCGTGGCAACGGTTCAGAAAGAGAGGCCACCCATAGTTGAGTCTCATCACACAACAGCTCCATCGGTTGGTGGTCCAGAGGCTGTTACGACGACCGTTGCACGATCCGGTCTGCCACCTATGCGGCGTAGCCCCCGCAAGCATCCTGCGCAAACATCAAACGCACCAGGTGCAGTCTCGAGGAGGAGAGACAAGTCCATGTTTGTGTCTGCTTCGACGTTGTTCCCACCTCCTGCAAAAAGCATTGTCATGGAGAAAACGGAAGTCCGGGATACTGCCGACGCAGGAGGTGAACCTTTGGAACGGTCTGCGCCCACCATAGTCATGGAGAACGCCAACTTAAATCTGCGCACTTCGAAGCTCCCAGTCAACACTGGCGTCCCATATAGCCCAAACAGGAGGATAGTGAAGGAAGTTGCAACGGAGGTCACTGACACCGCGCCCGTGCCCACTAACAAGCCTGATGAACCCATAGCAGACGATGCAGGAATGTTTGTTGATCTGTCACCTCTTGATTCTGCGCAGCAACTTGCTCAAGATCCGGATGGTTTGCGGGAGAGGCACCCAATAGATTTCACCCCACCGAGCTGCATCCTTGGCATCGATCGCAGTGCAGATGCAACAGCAGTGCAAGATCCTATGCCTGTTGCGTTTGCTTTTCCGGCGGACATGGTCCCAATGATGGCACAACCAATTCTTGACGGCAGGAAGGCTGTGAAGTTTGCTGAGCCGATAGTGCAAG CCACCCCTCTTGAGATTTCACCGTCACTCAAAGACGCGTACCGTAGGATTGAAGATGAAGCATTGTACAGGAGGTCCTCACGGGTTAAGGGGCAATCAAGTTCTAATGTGACAACTGAGTCCGTATTTGAGGATACCATTAAAAGTGCCATGCCTGGATCTGTGAGGCAGATTAGGGTGGTCCATGCACCACGCGGGGATGACTACGAGCCCGTAGTTAAGGCGACAAAGGAGCAGAACCAGCTATACGACATTCTCAAGCGTTTTGGAAATGCCAGATCGAACAACAAGCATATGAAGGAGTTGAGAGC ctcatgtttggataGAACGAAAATCGTATAA